Proteins from one Bombus affinis isolate iyBomAffi1 chromosome 1, iyBomAffi1.2, whole genome shotgun sequence genomic window:
- the LOC126920662 gene encoding ankyrin repeat domain-containing protein 40-like has product MEKNVKSVDLFRSYDNMENKRILEERLRKAACVGDTDVVQELLNLGVDVNARHSVNGWTPLHWACKKGYLDVAALLLKNGADKNIRSEIGETPAFLCINPQILQLLDMPLAMPTDSQRVLNESAVHNVMPKYVKSDYVHGATDSGIPRVRNNGLYQDELVLKIRIADAPDPDFIEIELPQSDLTYQALIWICCQELNVEPNQIVKLRKLPNTRLRKDEDIQRLQNFQEIEVVTNTVNTYKYMQNTNGISTMGHSGVVASPANGYQSISKKDQTILY; this is encoded by the exons ATGGAAAAAAATGTGAAATCCGTAGACTTATTTAGAAGTTATGATAACATGGAAAATAAGAGAATATTAGAAGAGCGGTTGAGGAAAGCAGCCTGTGTTGGTGATACAGACGTTGTTCAAGAATTACTTAATTTAGGTGTCGATGTTAATGCACGACACTCTGTTAATGGATG GACTCCTTTACATTGGGCATGTAAAAAGGGGTACTTAGATGTAGCTGCCTTACTTTTAAAAAATGGTGCAGATAAGAATATAAGATCTGAAATTGGAGAGACTCCAGCATTTTTGTGCATCAATCCACAGATTTTACAACTTCTAGATATGCCACTGGCTATGCCAACTGATTCACAAAGAGTCCTAAATGAATCAGCAGTACACAATGTTATGCCTAAATATGTAAAAAGTGATTATGTACATGGAGCTACAGATTCAGGAATTCCTAGAGTAAGAAACAATGGTTTATACCAAGATG AATTAGTATTAAAGATTCGTATTGCTGATGCTCCTGACCCAGATTTTATAGAAATTGAGTTACCACAAAGTGATTTGACATATCAAGCATTGATTTGGATATGTTGCCAAGAATTAAATGTTGAACCCAACCAAATTGTAAAATTAAGAAAACTGCCCAATACTAGGTTGAGAAAAGATGAAGATATTCAACGACTTCAAAACTTCCAAGAAATAGAAGTTGTTACAAATACCGTAAACACATATAAGTACATGCAAAATACCAATGGTATTTCAACAATGGGACATTCAGGAGTAGTAGCAAGTCCAGCAAATGGGTACCAGAGTATTTCTAAGAAAGATCAgactattttatattaa
- the LOC126917876 gene encoding splicing factor U2AF 50 kDa subunit isoform X2 — MGEDYNGDRDRQDREKDRDRDRDRDRRHRSRSRDRRKRSRSRSKDRRDRKRSSSPKKSRSSRRRKPSLYWDVPPPGFEHITPLQYKAMQAAGQIPANIVADTPQAAVPVVGSTITRQARRLYVGNIPFGVTEEEMMEFFNQQMHLSGLAQAAGNPVLACQINLDKNFAFLEFRSIDETTQAMAFDGINFKGQSLKIRRPHDYQPMPGMTDNPSMNVPDSPHKIFIGGLPNYLNEEQVKELLMSFGQLRAFNLVKDSATGLSKGYAFCEYVDVSMTDQAIAGLNGMQLGDKKLIVQRASVGAKNPMIGAQAPVQIQVPGLSMVGTSGPATEVLCLLNMVTPEELMEEEEYEDILEDIKEECNKYGVVRSVEIPRPIEGVDVPGCGKVFVEFNSVIDCQKAQQTLTGRKFNNRVVVTSYFDPDKYHRREF, encoded by the exons ATGGGCGAAGATTATAATGGAG ATCGAGACCGTCAGGACCGTGAGAAAGATAGGGATAGGGATAGAGATCGTGATAGGAGACATAGATCTCGTAGTAGAGATCGTAGAAAACGTTCTCGTTCACGTTCTAAAGATAGaagagataggaaaagaagTAGTTCTCCTAAAAAAAGTCGCAGTTCTAGAAGGAGGAAGCCATCTCTTTATTGGGATGTACCACCACCTGGATTTGAACATATTACTCCTTTGCAG TATAAAGCTATGCAAGCTGCAGGACAAATACCTGCAAACATTGTGGCAGATACACCACAAGCAGCTGTTCCAGTTGTTGGTAGTACGATAACTCGCCAAGCAAGGAGACTGTATGTAGGAAACATTCCATTTGGTGTGACTGAAGAAGAAATGATGGAGTTCTTTAATCAACAAATGCATCTATCTGGTCTTGCTCAAGCTGCTGGAAATCCAGTATTAGCATGTCAGATCAATTTAGATAAAAACTTTGCTTTCTTAGAG TTCCGTTCGATAGATGAAACAACACAAGCTATGGCATTTGATGGTATCAACTTCAAAGGACAGAGTTTGAAAATAAGAAGACCACATGATTATCAACCAATGCCAGGAATGACTGATAATCCAAGTATGAACGTGCCAG ATTCTCCTCACAAGATCTTCATTGGTGGTTTACCCAATTACTTGAATGAGGAACAG GTGAAGGAGTTACTGATGAGTTTTGGACAACTGAGAGCATTCAATTTAGTAAAGGATTCAGCTACAGGTCTATCCAAGGGTTATGCATTCTGCGAGTACGTTGACGTGTCAATGACTGATCAAGCAATTGCTGGATTAAATGGAATGCAGCTGGGAGACAAGAAACTGATTGTTCAACGAGCTAGCGTAGGTGCCAAGAACCCTATGATTGGTGCACAAGCTCCAGTTCAAATTCAGGTGCCTGGGTTATCAATGGTGGGCACAAGTGGGCCAGCTACTGAG GTTCTTTGCTTGCTAAATATGGTAACACCTGAAGAATTAATGGAAGAAGAAGAATATGAAGATATCTTAGAAGACATCAAGGAAGAGTGTAATAAATATGGTGTGGTCCGATCTGTGGAAATACCTAGACCTATAGAAGGTGTTGATGTACCTGGATGTGGGAAA GtatttgtcgaatttaatagtgTGATTGATTGTCAGAAAGCACAGCAGACTCTTACAGGACGAAAATTCAATAATCGCGTTGTTGTAACATCATATTTTGATCCTGATAAGTATCACCGCAGAGAATTTTAA
- the LOC126917876 gene encoding splicing factor U2AF 50 kDa subunit isoform X1, producing the protein MGEDYNGDRDRQDREKDRDRDRDRDRRHRSRSRDRRKRSRSRSKDRRDRKRSSSPKKSRSSRRRKPSLYWDVPPPGFEHITPLQYKAMQAAGQIPANIVADTPQAAVPVVGSTITRQARRLYVGNIPFGVTEEEMMEFFNQQMHLSGLAQAAGNPVLACQINLDKNFAFLEFRSIDETTQAMAFDGINFKGQSLKIRRPHDYQPMPGMTDNPSMNVPGTVPDSPHKIFIGGLPNYLNEEQVKELLMSFGQLRAFNLVKDSATGLSKGYAFCEYVDVSMTDQAIAGLNGMQLGDKKLIVQRASVGAKNPMIGAQAPVQIQVPGLSMVGTSGPATEVLCLLNMVTPEELMEEEEYEDILEDIKEECNKYGVVRSVEIPRPIEGVDVPGCGKVFVEFNSVIDCQKAQQTLTGRKFNNRVVVTSYFDPDKYHRREF; encoded by the exons ATGGGCGAAGATTATAATGGAG ATCGAGACCGTCAGGACCGTGAGAAAGATAGGGATAGGGATAGAGATCGTGATAGGAGACATAGATCTCGTAGTAGAGATCGTAGAAAACGTTCTCGTTCACGTTCTAAAGATAGaagagataggaaaagaagTAGTTCTCCTAAAAAAAGTCGCAGTTCTAGAAGGAGGAAGCCATCTCTTTATTGGGATGTACCACCACCTGGATTTGAACATATTACTCCTTTGCAG TATAAAGCTATGCAAGCTGCAGGACAAATACCTGCAAACATTGTGGCAGATACACCACAAGCAGCTGTTCCAGTTGTTGGTAGTACGATAACTCGCCAAGCAAGGAGACTGTATGTAGGAAACATTCCATTTGGTGTGACTGAAGAAGAAATGATGGAGTTCTTTAATCAACAAATGCATCTATCTGGTCTTGCTCAAGCTGCTGGAAATCCAGTATTAGCATGTCAGATCAATTTAGATAAAAACTTTGCTTTCTTAGAG TTCCGTTCGATAGATGAAACAACACAAGCTATGGCATTTGATGGTATCAACTTCAAAGGACAGAGTTTGAAAATAAGAAGACCACATGATTATCAACCAATGCCAGGAATGACTGATAATCCAAGTATGAACGTGCCAGGTACGGTTCCCG ATTCTCCTCACAAGATCTTCATTGGTGGTTTACCCAATTACTTGAATGAGGAACAG GTGAAGGAGTTACTGATGAGTTTTGGACAACTGAGAGCATTCAATTTAGTAAAGGATTCAGCTACAGGTCTATCCAAGGGTTATGCATTCTGCGAGTACGTTGACGTGTCAATGACTGATCAAGCAATTGCTGGATTAAATGGAATGCAGCTGGGAGACAAGAAACTGATTGTTCAACGAGCTAGCGTAGGTGCCAAGAACCCTATGATTGGTGCACAAGCTCCAGTTCAAATTCAGGTGCCTGGGTTATCAATGGTGGGCACAAGTGGGCCAGCTACTGAG GTTCTTTGCTTGCTAAATATGGTAACACCTGAAGAATTAATGGAAGAAGAAGAATATGAAGATATCTTAGAAGACATCAAGGAAGAGTGTAATAAATATGGTGTGGTCCGATCTGTGGAAATACCTAGACCTATAGAAGGTGTTGATGTACCTGGATGTGGGAAA GtatttgtcgaatttaatagtgTGATTGATTGTCAGAAAGCACAGCAGACTCTTACAGGACGAAAATTCAATAATCGCGTTGTTGTAACATCATATTTTGATCCTGATAAGTATCACCGCAGAGAATTTTAA
- the LOC126917876 gene encoding splicing factor U2AF 50 kDa subunit isoform X3, with amino-acid sequence MDRDRQDREKDRDRDRDRDRRHRSRSRDRRKRSRSRSKDRRDRKRSSSPKKSRSSRRRKPSLYWDVPPPGFEHITPLQYKAMQAAGQIPANIVADTPQAAVPVVGSTITRQARRLYVGNIPFGVTEEEMMEFFNQQMHLSGLAQAAGNPVLACQINLDKNFAFLEFRSIDETTQAMAFDGINFKGQSLKIRRPHDYQPMPGMTDNPSMNVPGTVPDSPHKIFIGGLPNYLNEEQVKELLMSFGQLRAFNLVKDSATGLSKGYAFCEYVDVSMTDQAIAGLNGMQLGDKKLIVQRASVGAKNPMIGAQAPVQIQVPGLSMVGTSGPATEVLCLLNMVTPEELMEEEEYEDILEDIKEECNKYGVVRSVEIPRPIEGVDVPGCGKVFVEFNSVIDCQKAQQTLTGRKFNNRVVVTSYFDPDKYHRREF; translated from the exons ATGG ATCGAGACCGTCAGGACCGTGAGAAAGATAGGGATAGGGATAGAGATCGTGATAGGAGACATAGATCTCGTAGTAGAGATCGTAGAAAACGTTCTCGTTCACGTTCTAAAGATAGaagagataggaaaagaagTAGTTCTCCTAAAAAAAGTCGCAGTTCTAGAAGGAGGAAGCCATCTCTTTATTGGGATGTACCACCACCTGGATTTGAACATATTACTCCTTTGCAG TATAAAGCTATGCAAGCTGCAGGACAAATACCTGCAAACATTGTGGCAGATACACCACAAGCAGCTGTTCCAGTTGTTGGTAGTACGATAACTCGCCAAGCAAGGAGACTGTATGTAGGAAACATTCCATTTGGTGTGACTGAAGAAGAAATGATGGAGTTCTTTAATCAACAAATGCATCTATCTGGTCTTGCTCAAGCTGCTGGAAATCCAGTATTAGCATGTCAGATCAATTTAGATAAAAACTTTGCTTTCTTAGAG TTCCGTTCGATAGATGAAACAACACAAGCTATGGCATTTGATGGTATCAACTTCAAAGGACAGAGTTTGAAAATAAGAAGACCACATGATTATCAACCAATGCCAGGAATGACTGATAATCCAAGTATGAACGTGCCAGGTACGGTTCCCG ATTCTCCTCACAAGATCTTCATTGGTGGTTTACCCAATTACTTGAATGAGGAACAG GTGAAGGAGTTACTGATGAGTTTTGGACAACTGAGAGCATTCAATTTAGTAAAGGATTCAGCTACAGGTCTATCCAAGGGTTATGCATTCTGCGAGTACGTTGACGTGTCAATGACTGATCAAGCAATTGCTGGATTAAATGGAATGCAGCTGGGAGACAAGAAACTGATTGTTCAACGAGCTAGCGTAGGTGCCAAGAACCCTATGATTGGTGCACAAGCTCCAGTTCAAATTCAGGTGCCTGGGTTATCAATGGTGGGCACAAGTGGGCCAGCTACTGAG GTTCTTTGCTTGCTAAATATGGTAACACCTGAAGAATTAATGGAAGAAGAAGAATATGAAGATATCTTAGAAGACATCAAGGAAGAGTGTAATAAATATGGTGTGGTCCGATCTGTGGAAATACCTAGACCTATAGAAGGTGTTGATGTACCTGGATGTGGGAAA GtatttgtcgaatttaatagtgTGATTGATTGTCAGAAAGCACAGCAGACTCTTACAGGACGAAAATTCAATAATCGCGTTGTTGTAACATCATATTTTGATCCTGATAAGTATCACCGCAGAGAATTTTAA